Proteins from a genomic interval of Siniperca chuatsi isolate FFG_IHB_CAS linkage group LG10, ASM2008510v1, whole genome shotgun sequence:
- the LOC122883582 gene encoding dual specificity protein phosphatase 7-like, which translates to MSNVTPSKSVEWLQLELESGGTSLLLLDCRSHELYESSHIETAINLAIPGLMLRRFKKGNIPIRTIIPNHEDKEKFIRRCKTDTVLLYDECTVDWQESGAPASVLGLLLQKLWEDGCTAYYLEGGFVKFHTDYPEHCETLLDSSCPSSSPPLSVLGFGNLRISSDCSDGESDREPISATESEESPIPSNQPAFPVQILPYLYLGCAKDSTNLDVLGQYNIKYILNVTPNLPNMFEHDGHFRYKQIPISDHWSQNLSQFFPEAISFIDEARSKKCGILVHCLAGISRSVTVTVAYLMQRLNLTLNDAYDFVKRKKSNISPNFNFMGQLLDFERTLGLHSPCDNRSTSKEPLFFTTPTNHNVFQLDTLEST; encoded by the exons ATGTCTAATGTGACGCCGAGTAAAAGCGTGGAATGGCTGCAACTCGAGTTAGAGTCCGGAGGCACTTCTCTGCTCCTGCTGGACTGCCGTTCACATGAGCTTTATGAATCATCCCACATAGAGACCGCCATAAACCTGGCCATACCGGGGCTGATGCTCCGGAGGTTCAAAAAGGGCAACATACCTATCCGGACTATCATCCCCAACCATGAGGATAAAGAGAAGTTCATAAGACGGTGCAAGACGGACACGGTCCTCCTGTACGATGAGTGCACCGTAGACTGGCAGGAGAGTGGAGCTCCAGCCTCGGTTTTGGGTCTGCTTCTTCAAAAACTATGGGAAGACGGCTGTACAGCGTATTATCTGGAAG GTGGATTTGTAAAGTTCCACACAGATTACCCAGAGCACTGTGAGACCCTCCTAGACAGCTCCTGTCccagctcctctcctccactgtcTGTTCTGGGTTTTGGAAATCTCCGGATCAGCTCAGATTGTTCAGATGGGGAATCTGATCGAGAGCCGATTAGTGCCACAGAGTCTGAGGAGAGCCCCATCCCCAGCAATCAGCCTGCCTTCCCTGTCCAGATCCTACCCTACCTTTACCTGGGCTGCGCCAAAGACTCCACTAACCTTGACGTGCTGGGCCAGTACAACATCAAGTACATCCTGAACGTCACACCCAATCTCCCCAACATGTTTGAGCATGACGGCCACTTCAGGTACAAACAGATTCCCATTTCGGACCACTGGAGTCAGAACCTGTCCCAGTTCTTCCCAGAGGCCATATCATTTATAG ATGAGGCTCGGTCTAAGAAGTGTGGCATCCTGGTCCACTGCCTGGCCGGCATCAGTCGCTCAGTCACAGTCACCGTGGCCTACCTGATGCAGAGACTCAACCTCACTCTCAATGATGCTTATGACTTTGTCAAGAGGAAGAAGTCCAACATTTCCCCAAACTTCAACTTCATGGGTCAACTCCTGGACTTTGAGAGGACGCTGGGGCTGCACAGTCCCTGTGATAACCGTTCCACCAGCAAGGAGCCGCTCTTCTTCACCACACCGACCAATCACAACGTCTTCCAGCTGGACACGCTGGAGTCAACATGA